From the Anopheles stephensi strain Indian chromosome X, UCI_ANSTEP_V1.0, whole genome shotgun sequence genome, the window ATATGAGAAAGAAATAACGGAGGAACTAgaaattctctctcatttctctcttgacgctctctcatttccctttcgatctgctctcatttcgctctcaatactgtctcatttctctctcgattctctgtcGTTTCGCTCTCGATTCTCTGTCGTTTCTCTCtagattttctctcgattctctcttattttgctctcgattctttctcgattctctctcaattctcgcTCATTCCTCTCTAGTTAGTAAAACTAATCGATTCAATCTCCATTATGCCATACCGACCATAAAAAGGGGACCCAGCATATCGTTCCGCAGTCACTGGCGATCGAGACATGGACGGCCAGTCTTGCCCCTCGATCAGCTTATGATGCTGGCTTGGGGGAGGCAGTAAGTCATACGGTAAGACTCtcatttcaaatttttttataatcaaTACACAGATGTGTTACCATTAGAACAAAATGACGTCATCTGCTTCTCTGCCAGCATTCCAACGCGTCCAAAGCTAATTAACTGCGATTCGATCCGCAATAAAAGTTCTCATTTCGTCATGCATTTGGTTGCATTTGGCCCATCCCACTCAACTGCCATGTGTGTGCTCCAATTTGTTTCCAGTCCTTAACTTCATTTCTAAAATACTATTCTCTGAACATCCACTGAGTCTGTGTTGGTTTTGATCTCAGCTACTAACACAGCTACTACAACTTATGTCCAACCTTGAACCCAACTACTACTGGGAAGAATTCCACACAGGTAACGGTTTACGTTGATCTTCAACGAGATTGTGAGGTAGACGTAAGACGTAAGGGAACAGGCACGGCTTACATCACCAGCTCTTCTTAGAAATTTTCCAACACTTCACTCCAAGTAAGCGACATAGATCGGAGAATGAGTAGGGAGTTGGAATTGGACCGGGAGCATGGGCGGCACTTACGCCTCGGGCTGGAGTATAAAAGGGCGCCCGGTTCTTGGCTCGATCGTCTCTCGATAAGCCTGTACGGAACTGTTAGGAGCTCTCACAGTCTTACTCGGGTGGCAAACAATGCACCCCAACACAATCAAACCTCTCGACTAGCCATTCACTGCTCGTTGAGAGTAgaatgttttggttttcgaGCAGGGCTGAGCATCGAATCCCGTCCGGAGCCGTATCCATCGTATGTGctggacttcttcttcttcttcttctttggccaaacgacctcttaggtcatgcgtgccgtttctggctcactacacttaatgataccatgaAGTTTGATAgtctgatgggatttgaaccccggtcctgtcccgtatgaagaccggcgccgttgtcgcctctaccaccggaccgcacGTGCTGGACTACGGGGAAAATAAGGTCGTGGATGTCAGAATTTGTTTTCAACTTAATTTTGCCCAATCCAACGAAGCAATAGCTGGAAGGatcgaaaaagaaatgcaaTTAAACTAAACTGGATCCCACAAACATCCCATAGCAAAACCAGCCAGCCTCGTGCGACGTGCGAGTTTTATTGCTTCACTCATCCTTGACTCACACTCCCGCACCCTTCTCACACTCAAGCAAATCGAATTGCAAAGAAACAGATCGTGACAACAACTGGCCGTGCGAGGTTGGTAACAATAATGTCCCAAAAAGTGTGCAATCTTATAGAAAAATCTTGACTCCTTACATTTTTTTCGTATAAGTTATGTAAAGTAGTGTTTATATTTTGGAAAAGGTATAGATAACCCAttgctaatttcaaaatatattataacaattataattttataacACCAACTTGTTCTCAACTGATTGTTCCAACAGGTTCTAAATTCTTGGtcatgataatttttttttaatttaataaaaaaaattctggTATGTATCAACCTTATTCGGGCCTCATTGTTCAGcgggattgatttttttttctagtcaTATCGTTTGCATGTGTATCGGTTGGTGGCAGCCGCCGGACCGACTATAAAAGCGCGATCGCTGCCTTGGCTGATCGTCAGTTAATGAGACTGTAGAGAGCTGTTCGGAGCTCTTTCAGTCGCATTCGCTGACAAACAAACACCCCTCACAAAGCCAACTCAGCTGAGCCAGAGTTTGCATCACAGTCAACCTAGTTGGCTCTGTGATGACTCAGTTGACGCTGAGTTCGAAGCAGCTGATCGCCGGTGGTCGAGATGCTAGCGACGCCGATCGTCACACGATCGGACCGTGGctcgaatcccatccaaaccgcgcATCCAGCTACGTCGCTGTTCAGATGGGGTTGTCCATCATTTGTGTTCCGTTTACAGGTCGAATACAACTGATTATGCATGAAACTGCCCtggcgcctgaaagtatgcaaagttGAAGTATGCTTAATGCCCGGAACGAAGGgcacttcaagaaatcagagtgGGACCCACGAAGCAGAAGGTCGTAGGTCACCGAGATATCTCACAGACCTTAGATGACCTcagctgtcggaataaggaacTGGGAATCGAGTCAGTTACATTCTAGAGGTCCTGTTTGGAAATATCATGATAATATCACCTAGCATTAAGGTAATCCGGGTCAAGCTTACCAGACaagtaagaatgacaatgagTGAAGGTGGCTGAAAAattctcagggccctttgcagGATCGCCAACAACTTTGACGATAGGCCCTGAGGATCACTTGTCTGTcttctcttcaatctggcACTAGAGAGTGCCTTCCGTGACTTGGTGGTAGAATCTTTGAGGACCATGTTTTACTGACACACGCTGACGACATAGACAACATTGGTTCACAGGCTCTCCTGTGtcgcagaagcttatcaaaagATCAACCAAGCAGAACTAAACCTCTAGTTGACCATCAACGAGACGGAAACCAAACTCTGAAGTAAAGATAGGTGATCGTACCTTCgaaatcgtccaaaacttcacaaTTCTTGGATCATAAGAGAGTATCgacattaattagagttcgaGAGGTCTATACGCTCGAGTACTGATTACCAACCCATCAGTTGTAGAGCCTAatgaaacttctccactcaaaaaacACCTGAAGAGTCGAACGAAGCTGGGACTCTATAGAACATGTATAGCCCTACTGCTCACCAAAAGGTCAGAGTTAAAGTCTCTGTCAAAAAACTGGCGAAACTCTCTTAGCTGCGCtcgagaggaaaatgctctgcttcttcttgaTGTGTGTGATTCGCTCTTTGGTCCGATCACCTGAGACTTCTCCAAATAATCCACCGCACTTAATCATGGAAATGTCGAGACTTAGACTCAtgaagatgctcagaaagaTTTGGGATCCCGTGTGTCTGGAAGGTTAAGGATGAGCTTTAGGCATTCTAGGAGAACCCAGGAAGATATTCAGACAGATATTGTGGGCCCGTATGACTGAAGGGACAAGGAGGAGTTCTAGGCGATCTAGGAGCTCTTCGATGATCTTGCCAAGCTCCAGCTAagatgagaatgacaccggacgactcaaTCCTGCTGAAGTCTTTTACAGCCCTTCCACATGGACACATTAAGGATTTTTCTACCATTCCTTCTTACCTTGTCACACAAGCTTTTATCGtctttgtttgcatttctttcatttattttcccgCACTGCATcggttttgcatttcttttctCACTAAATATTTATTGCTTAATATTTCCTTTCTTCCAATTGAAGCATCCTTTATTTCACTATTGTTTTCCATTCTTTgcaggattttttgttgttgttgtttagatTTTGTTTCTTGTGTCATTGTGTTTATCTTGTgggattgtgtgtgtatgtgtgtgtgtttttctctttcctcGGAATGCCATTAATTAATCATTTTGAAAGGCCATTTTTCCCCCGCTTTTTCCATTCGTCAAATCATCTGTGTACACACATTTGGGTGGTGTGAGCCTGACCTGTCAAATGCTGTTTGCTGGATCGTGGTTTCGACTCACGTAAAGACATTTAATTTTGCATAATCGGAAAATGCTCCCTTTTGCCCATTTAATTCGCTGCAGTGGTTGCATCTTCTTCATCTaagggttgttttgtttttttctttgcttgtgCGATATGATTGGTCCAGGTgttaagggggggggggattttgGTTGTAGTTGTTGTAATTCTTTTTTGCTAAAAATTTCTAAAACTTCTGTGAGGCTCCTTACCATGGACGCCTCCAAACTAACCTCACCTTAACCACACTTTATCTTCCTCTCACACAATCCTCTCCTCTCTTGGGGTTGCTTTTCCATACGTTTACGTCCATTAGTTTTAAATATAagtagtttgttttttgttgttgcaactTTTTGCATTACACATACTAAAATTTGATTGCATCCCAAACCAGGATCGCACCTTATCGCTTCtcgccaccaaccgccacTAAGAAAGATGGAACTGTACCGAATGGGACAGCCTAGGAAAACAGGGGTCGGAGAAAGCGGGAGATAGCTTTGTCGGTGATTTTTCACCCACATCGCGGGAAACCTTTCagggagtggggggggggggggaaacattTTTCTGCTTTGCTTTATAAAAACATTCCATCGGTCCTGGCAAAACGCTTCTACGGAACTCGCTCATCCTTGAGAACGAGATGGAGGCGTCTAATCTTTCACACCTTCttggttggatttttttttcttttcttatacctcaaaatgtgtgtgtgtgttcaactGTATTATAAGAAATGCTACATCCCAACTAGAAACATGGttttaatttgattgttttttttttgttgtaaaaattctttttccttcacaCTGTTTACTACGCGGAACGGGTTACAAAGCGTTTagtgtgagtatgtgtgtgtgtttgttagtgtgtgtgtgtttagtgtCGTACTGTTGTCCTTGCCTTTtatttgagtgtgtgtgtgtttatgtgttggAGTATGAATGGGGGCTCATTATTGCAAAGCAGGGTTTTCCAGGTTAAAATTGACAAGTTCCTCtgcctctctttctctctctctctctctctcgatgaTAAATTCAGGTATACAATTGAATTTTACAACTCACTGAAAGAATCAATTATATACCTGAACTTATTAACCTTCCGATGATCGTGTTGATTATGTACTCAAAAACCCTGCCAATGCGCTCGCcctccacaaacacacaaacacatactgGTGCACTGTTTCCTATGGCTTGAAAAGGATGAAGAGGGAGTGGGTTTTTGGGGGAGGGAAGGGAAggaggtgaaaaaagtgtATGCATCTGTTGTCTCTAAAAAGGAAGAGGAGGATAGCTTTGAATGTCGTTTTGGGAGCATTCTAGTATTAAAGGACATTTAACATTGACTACAAAGAGGTTGAGGTTTTTGCCGCATATTTCATGCATatttcacatacacacacatacacattaaaCCTCGATGTGCGTGCCATTATAACAATTACAAAAATACCGGGAAAACAATTTGACTGAACTGATTGTCAGCCACAAAAATCACACCACAAACGGTACCGAGCGATTtacccccctctctctctctctctcactcgctctctcttctatttttctctctcgttctagTATCGCCCGTCTTCTCCAGATCTCCTTGCTAAATGCAACACTAAGTAACAGCTTCGGAATGTATTGTACCCTCCACAAATGAACTCTTGGTCCAGAGGTTTTCTTCTATTGGTGCAGTTCTTACACCGTTGATGTAGGTAACATCAAGTTTAAGAGATACAGAGTTGTAACAGCCCATAGAAAACGCGTTAAAATAGCTGTGATACGGTAGAATTGAAAAAGCACACTATCACACTATTCTAGTACACACTGTTTCGATTGATATAACAACGCCACTTGGTATTTCAGAACACCGAACAGATTCATGCTTATGTTTATGATAGAAAGGTGAGATCTTGGCCCCAAGCTTCTTCAGAACTGGATCATTAATGAGAAACGGAACATCTGAACCGATGTTAACCCGAAACGTTGatctataataaataaacagtgACAGGCAATCGAACAAGGGCACTCaaattgtatttaaaaaataataaaaagaggTTATGATGCCGATTTTCCGGATaaacaacaagaaatcgaTTCTGGGCTTTTTTAGTCATTCTGATGGAAATGTGAACCAAACTCATTAAATGCACAAACATCTCTTCGTCATACTCTACAACTTAACATGAGCACGGATAATCtctgttaaaaaaagcaactcTGGAATAATTAGTGACGTTGTTTTATCAATCAAAACAGCGTTGCTCGTATGGTGTGATGGTAAGCTCTATTCGATAAATGTTTTCCATATCGTTTTCTGCCAAGTTGCGGCTATTCTAACGCTTGTTCTATGGACTGGAGAACCCTGTAATACATTTGTTGACAGAGATTAAGAGGGACaaagacagagagagtgaaagagaaagagtGGTAGTGTCGCTGGAAAGTGGTGCACTGAAGATATACactagagagagaaagaatatTAACTTCTTACTTCACTATTGGCAGTACATATCTTTCGTCATTACTTCACTGGACTtgggtttttcctttccatgtTTCTGTGTCTTCTGTATctgtgtgaatgtgtttttcttttcgtgtatgtgtgtgtgtacggcaGAATGTAACAGAGTTTAGTGTTCTACACTAGCGtgtccttgtgtgtgtgtctgtgtgtgtgtgggtgtttcTTCCCGACTCACCACACTCACATCATCTAGGTTCCGGTACCGAGGGCTTCCCAGCAAATAGCTATTCTACACTGGCCCCCAGCTCTGTTCTAGAGTTTCTAGCGACCACGACCAACAATTCTTCCCATATTCTACCAAATGTCCACTAAACCTTTCCTCGATTCGCTACACGAGCGAGGTAGGTTTTTGAAACGAGGTCACTGATGACGACTACCGGGCACGAAGGATACAAAGAACGGCTGACTTTTCGGTAGACGCGTAAAGCGCGAGGATACACCGAGCATCCTCACATCCACCGGTTAGCGTCCAAAACGGCCCAAAACAAATCCTATACCCTGCTGCAAGGACCAAAGAGCAACTTAAGCTCCGGGATacaattccattccatttcccTCAAAGTTGGCAGAGATTTCCAGATGTATCGAAGTCGCACCCTCTGGTCGGAAGGCGCGCGAGAGAACACAACGGCTCTTGAGCGCCAGGGCTAAGAGGTGACTCCACGCACCACGGCAAGGTGGGCTAGAAGGACGCATCGAGCACGGCAAACGAATCCGGCAACAGTACCGCATACTCTACCCCaacctcttcctcctcctcctcctcctcctccacctccgGGCTCCTCAAACCAGCCGGTCGTCGACCGGTAGCATCATTGTCCGGCGGTGTGGCAGACCCGGTCGCCGCCGGTGACGTTACCATACTTCGAGCCCGATAAcgcccataggtggcgctgcgTCCACGCACCTGTTCGGCTGCCTGCCGGGATCGTATCCGTCGTATGCGGCGCTGCTGGCTAACGGTTGGCCTCACCTGCTCCGGACATTGGTGTGCGGATGGTGGATTGCTGGGTTGTGGCTGGTTATCGTCGGAGTCATTTTCGCCCTCGTCGTCACCTTCGTGCTCCTGCTCTTCGTACTCCAAACCGAACGCTCGacgctcctcctcctcctcctcctcctcctcctcctcctcttcgtcctcctcctcgtccttGTGTTGTTCCTGCGCCCGGCAGACGCGTACAGGTATGGTGCGGGCCATCCGCTCACCCACGGTACCACCGGCTGGCGGTGACAGGTCCTGATCCTGCACAAACGAGttacaacaaaaagaagaagtcgTCCGGTGAATCGAGTTCGATcctgtgtgtgattttttttttgttttgttttggtttttttccccgtcaAGGACACCAGGAAAGGCGTGTGTGACGTTCGAATTTTGTGATGAGCGTAGTTAAACCGTGATATTCAGGTGCCAATATGTGTGTAGGTGTTTGTCCCATGGTGAAAATATGTAGGATACGTGTAATAGCAATTCCGACGTTCCAATTCCACAGTACATGatcaacaagaaaaaagaaacaaaatggaggaaggagtgttttttttttaattgtcaATTTTGTCAAGGAACGATGATGGCGGACACaatggaggaaaaacaaaacaaaaccataaaagaaaaaagaagagaaagagagagagaagaaagagagaaagagagagagagaagagaagagaagaaagagagTCCAGACAGGTAAGACAGATGTGACGGGGATGCAACAGAAAGGAATGAACAGAATGAAACTGATAACGATCTAGTGAGCAGGAGTGAATGAGAAGGAGCGATAAAGGGATTTAAAGTTTTcggttttctctcccggtggGGAACGATTTTGTACTCGTGTCATTCGAATTCGGATGAAACTACTACCGAACAGTGCTGAGACTAAGGGTGATGGTGAGCTACGCTAGATGAGTGGATgagtggagtttttttttttcttgatgatGGTCCATTTCTTCCACCATTAACATTCCGTTCTATTCGAAGCGTTTTTTCATTATAATTTTGGCTAAATGCAAAAATCTGATGCTAAAAATCACCAAATCATCTATTGTCTAGTGACagattgagagagagaaagagagagagaaagaggcaCTACGGTGAGGAATTTGAAGTTTGTACTAAAACAAGCAAGCCAATTGCACTACACGCCCGAATGTAAAATGTCGATGCTGAAGTTATGGCAGTGTTTGGTAACTGGTAACGCTAACGCTGTCAGAGAAATGGCGTAGAGAATGATTCGTTATGCACGGTGACACTTTGACACAGATGAGTTGTGTTGAACAGGGGCCACTCCTTAACGTACTGCTGTTTACACTCGGTTGAGTTGAGGCGTTGAACAACTGTCTGCAGTGATTGCCACCTAACATTGTACGGGGAAGTTACTGCTTGCTGTACTCTGCCAAACTGCGacaacggcaacaacaacaaaaagaactacaaaatgcaaaaaaagccaacagaagaaaacagaacTGCTCAATACCAAAGCATCAAGAAATACTCTCTGCAAGCCGTTCGGTACGGACGTAAAGGGAGAATTGCGTGCGCACCAAAAGTGTCTACTGTCGATCGCTCTACTGATAGGAAGGGGCCGTCGTACTACGTTTTGTCATGTTTGACTAGCTCTGCCAGTGACAGACAGAGATAGACGACCATCTACTTTCTAGCAAACGATTGAGGTAGGAGCGAATCGATaacaaaagagaaagagagagagagagagagagtactgGAGAGGTACTAGAAGCAGTTAGGAGTGTGGATATCATGCTGCAGTACTAATTGAGAGAACCAACTTCACTCTAGCTGTGTGTGACAGACGGCCCTCACACATTGAGATGGAAACAGGGAGATAGAGATACTAAATTTAAGGCTTTGTAAGTACGCCGCAGATCAAAGGGAACTTGACAGCTCGCGTGCTCCACATACGTGTGCTCAATATAGCGAATAAGTCGTTAAATCTTGACGAGCTTGGGAACTTAATAGTTGACTCCCTTGAATAGTGGAATAGAGGATTGAGCTACGGTCGTCGAGATCGCGGTCTGTCAAGTTCACCCGGTCTGTAATGCTGTAAGATTATCGATTAGCCAAAATGACATTTAGATCAGAAACTGTttacaagaaaaaagagacaTCAACGTCCATCAGAGATATTgcaactacaacctcgagagttcCGAGCGAATACCAACTTCTTTGACTTGTTAGACTATCAGTCCGAGCATCCGGAACAGAACCTTCAGACTACAACTAAGTGATCAAGAAAACAGTCAGAGTTACGAGATGACTTAATTCTATCTGTTCTACCTCACGAAACGATTTCTGATCTCAAAGTCAAAAACTGTGTCACTTTACCACTAAACGTATCGATCACTGTCTTACATATGTATACAGTGCGACTCCACTACTGGCAGCTGCTTAGTGGCCAAGTGAGCAAAAGAGATAGACTAGGCTCACGAGGATTCATagtaaaaacgaggaaaagaaaattggaaTGTAAAATAGAGATAATAGAGGCTTCGAAAAAGGGAAGCTTCAAGAGCAAGAGTATGCAGAGAGTGGCAGAGAGTTGAAAGTTGCGTAGAGAAGGGTTTGGTAGGAGTTGTTTTAAGTgacgcttttgttttttgcagtTGCAGTTTTTCGCTTGTATAAATACCCATAGACGATCGGCTGTACCGTTTGTGGCTGGTGTGCTGGTGGCGTGGTCGACGGAGGAGGCGGGCCTCGCGACCGCTGGCGTAGCAGTACTAGcgccggcggtggtggcggtcgCGACGAGTACGGCTGGCTGGGTCCCTGAACGCTGACAGAACCCGCCGGATGCGACGGCTTCCGGCCGATGATGGGTATGGtggggatgatggtgatggttgcTTGCTACGGGTACGGGTAGTACGGTGCTAGGATTACCTGCTGGTGAGGGTGACCCGGCGGCTGCGGCTGCGGCGACGCCGACCCCGGTGCGCCACGGCGGCCACAGTGGCTATTCCTCGGTCAGCTCCCAGATCATGAGCGACGCGTCGGTACCGCCGACCGTCACCAGGCTGTGATTGCCGTACAGGAACTTGACGCACGCGAGCGTACCGGAGTACACCTTCGCCTCGGTAAACTCGGCCCGCGGCGTAATGCACGGGTAGCGGAACAGGCGCAGATACCCGTCCGCGTCACCGGCCGCCACCAGGTCCTGGGCCGCGGTGCGGGCCGTCGTCGTGATGATCGTGTTCGACGGTGCCGGATAGTAGCGGTTGTTCCACAGACCGGCCACCAGAAAGCCGACCGTACTGTTACTGGTCAACCACTTCACGTCCTTCATCGCGATCGGGCTCTTCTCCGGCGACAGGGACTTCACGTCCCAGAACAGCAGATCGAAGTCCACCGTGACCGACTGCAGGAAGTTGCCCTCGCTGCTCCAGTCGAGATGCGTCAGGGGCTGTGAGCCACGGATCTTGTTGATCTTCTTGTACGAGAACCCGTCGCGTGACACTCGGAACAGATAGATGCTACCGTTTTGCGAACCGATCGCTATCATGTCACCAACTGCCCGGGGGGGGAGGAACAACCAGAATCAGTGTTCTGCTAACTCACCACCGGCGTGTAACCACACCTACCTTGATTAAACTCGACCGCATTCAGCGGTGAGCCACAGACACGAATCGTCAGCATGGTGGCGCCATTTTCCGCATTAATCACAATCAGATGTCCCTCGGAGCTGCCAGCCGCCAACGCGGCACCGTACGGATGGAACGCGAGCGCGATGATCTCGTACCCGACCGAGGTCGTCCAGATCAGCTTCTGGCGGCGCCACAGTGCCACATACTTGTCGTGGCCACCGGTCGCGAACACCTCATCGTCTGGATGGGCTGCCAGCGCCCACAGATGTTTGCCGTGTCCGAAGATGACCTGGTTGAAGCGTCGCTGCAGCGAACCCTCCAGGATGTTGTTGCGCGTCGTGCCGACGTAGATGTTACCATCGTTCCGTCCCGGGCGCTGCGGATATATCGAGCGTACACCACCGGCAGACTCGGGCAACTGCAACCAGGACAGACAGCAGAGGTTAGTCCATTACCAGAATCGCAAGTAACGCAACAAACCTACCTTAATGTCTGTGATGCGTTTGTAGTTTTGCAGCGAGTCCCAGGCAGCTATCTTGCGGTCCTTCTCACCCCCGGATATGAGCGTACCCTCGGACAGCATCACCAGACAGCTGATCGCTTTGTTGTGTGCCTCAAACTCCATGCGCACAAAGTACGCACCGTCCGCGTCGACACTGTAGATCGTGATGAAACCGTCACTGTCCGCCGTGATGACATCGCCATCCGGCTCAAACTGGACGCAGGTGACAAACGTTCGGGAGGGCTGCAAGAATACAGAGTCGTTCAGGTGCGTTGACGTTCTCAGGGGAGTCTTATAGAGCGTACCGGTTTAATGATGTCTGTCTTTTCGAAGAATCCATCTTTCCGTCTGTGCCAAAACGCGAGATGTCCTCGGCCGTGTGTGATCAGTAGATTATCGTCCAGCGGATGGAATGTGGCACCCCAGATGCCTTCTTGCAGGGTCTGTAATGGAGGGTTATTGAGATTTTATCAATATCGCTTTAAAGTTCCATCGCAGTTAAGAATAGGACGTCCTCAATAATAGACCAACAAGTCCGGAGGTTGTATAGACAAAGAATTAAAGGTCCTTTCAATATGACTTCGTATACAGTGGTGACTGGAGTGAACCTCAAGAGAGAAGTTCTTGTCCACTTCTCAAAAAAAGTCGTCCGAAGTACCAGGCTTTGGATGAGACTAGAATCCTTCAAAATTCTAGCTTTGGTTTAGATATCTAGGCTGGTTGTAATAGCTACCATCACTTCAATGACCACTGCTGTAACTAGATCCTACACCTAAAGCATGCAGAAAATTGAATCATTCGTGACAAGTTAGTAGGCCACACAAGCTTCAAAAACAAAGTTAAATCATGCCAAGTTGCCTCTCCTCCAAAAATTCTACATAGAACCAGGTTCCAACGACTCGTGCGTTCCAACACCTCTAACAGGCCAAACCGAGTCCAACACCAGTAATCGTTGTGCACACCCGACCAGCGAGCCCGCTTTATTTGCGGTGCCAAAAACTTTTTCCGAAACGAGTTTTCCGCACCGACACGCTATCGTGCAAGCCGCTTCAACTACTTTGCCAGTAGTGGCCCAGTAGTGGAAAGGTGTGAAAAGTTTTCAATTATGCCTACAGGCCCCAAACCGCCATCACTCACACTGCTGAGGGTAGGGGGAGGGCGAGGAAAAAACTTTGTCCTACTGTTGGCGGCAGCAATTGAGGTCACCGGAGTCACTTACCGCCACCTTGCCGAGCAGATGGCCCCACTGCCATTGCCAGACGGACAGGATGCTTTCGCGGCCGGCATCGACCGCAAGGATGTAGCTGCCACCGTTCAGCTGCGAAAAGGCGACCGCAATCACGCCCGAATCCAGCTCGCCCATCCCGAACACGTACAGTGTCTGCAGGGACTCGGTGCTCCAGATGCGCACGTGCGCCTGAGACTTCCGGTCCCGGCCGGCTCGCTGTCCGGAGCCGACGAGTTCTCGCGATGGA encodes:
- the LOC118516926 gene encoding echinoderm microtubule-associated protein-like CG42247 isoform X2 is translated as MIYYHDSSSSSGEDAPSSAVPRRRLLSRQVPSRTRHRSVPEPRVRMLDGGSRSVIELKKPAGDPVHLKVQLLTASDRQVEVAPASYGKKNGVWYASPGNQGWGSGAGPGRLGRKPSVTEVDNMPSGSLKPSAGRVIRIINSHDHSVQCRVLLNLRTSQPFEEVLEDLGQVLKMIGAKKMYTSNGQEVRSFSQLRNEFAEVETFYLSNTPSLPVGALGPGVIPPSPGRRSRSRLGGSVPDDLSKTTARQRARSKSRPRVLYAPENELVRASSDYPLLDAMKEEPTRITIRGLRRTFYPPLHHPPIDNAPPDKKLSLFWVHGYRGIDSKRNLWVLPSGELLYYVAAVAVLYDREEDAQRHYTGHTEDIMCMEVHPSRELVGSGQRAGRDRKSQAHVRIWSTESLQTLYVFGMGELDSGVIAVAFSQLNGGSYILAVDAGRESILSVWQWQWGHLLGKVATLQEGIWGATFHPLDDNLLITHGRGHLAFWHRRKDGFFEKTDIIKPPSRTFVTCVQFEPDGDVITADSDGFITIYSVDADGAYFVRMEFEAHNKAISCLVMLSEGTLISGGEKDRKIAAWDSLQNYKRITDIKLPESAGGVRSIYPQRPGRNDGNIYVGTTRNNILEGSLQRRFNQVIFGHGKHLWALAAHPDDEVFATGGHDKYVALWRRQKLIWTTSVGYEIIALAFHPYGAALAAGSSEGHLIVINAENGATMLTIRVCGSPLNAVEFNQVGDMIAIGSQNGSIYLFRVSRDGFSYKKINKIRGSQPLTHLDWSSEGNFLQSVTVDFDLLFWDVKSLSPEKSPIAMKDVKWLTSNSTVGFLVAGLWNNRYYPAPSNTIITTTARTAAQDLVAAGDADGYLRLFRYPCITPRAEFTEAKVYSGTLACVKFLYGNHSLVTVGGTDASLMIWELTEE